One Maribacter cobaltidurans genomic window carries:
- a CDS encoding TonB-dependent receptor plug domain-containing protein encodes MYKNLVNFGAMALLCTNAIAQEGQSLDSVKDEKQDSFQLQQLDEVIVSDSRFSLKRENSGKTVIKISAKELERNQGRTLAEIINTKSGLEINGSRSYAGQNISVFARGGNNRQVLVIIDGIQVSDPSNVNAEYDLRLLNIAQIETIEIIKGASSTLYGNSAATAVINIITKKAKADGLALEAISNWGTNQSQDDQNYSISDISNNVTVTGKKNGLTFLASGGNQFTDGLSAAIGEEEDAFSRIDGNLKLGYKFSKRFNMEALAFYNKLNSDYDNGFPISDADFHFKSEQSRFGLTNTYSYKNGSVHLNTAFNQITRDFLSNAPSFYDSESFVLDVFNKYAINETIYTIVGLNVVNGRTLFTETRDANNVDPYLNFVYVSDFGLNINAGSRWNNHSEYGSNWIYNFNPSYRIKVNKGYLKLFGSYAISYVAPNLSQLYGPFGANPDLQPEEDTTVEGGLEFQFSDRLRFSAVYFDRKEENRINYVTIDPDTFESQYRNISDEVTLSGVEVELRAIPIDNFELTANYTFTDSKSGLALRIPKNKVNAGISYLLKETSYFSLSYQYVSERLDTDFNTFSNVDLDSFGLLNFYFKQDICDQFSIFASVDNLLNEDYVEILNYTTKGRNFRLGMRLRL; translated from the coding sequence ATGTACAAAAATTTGGTAAACTTTGGTGCCATGGCCTTGCTATGCACTAATGCGATTGCCCAAGAGGGGCAATCTTTAGACTCCGTCAAGGACGAAAAACAGGATTCTTTTCAACTTCAGCAATTGGATGAAGTGATAGTGAGTGACTCCCGTTTTTCCTTAAAACGAGAAAACTCAGGAAAAACAGTCATTAAAATTTCAGCAAAAGAACTGGAAAGAAATCAAGGCCGTACCCTGGCCGAAATTATTAACACGAAAAGTGGGCTCGAAATCAATGGTAGCCGAAGTTATGCGGGGCAAAATATTTCCGTGTTCGCTCGGGGAGGTAACAATCGTCAAGTTTTGGTGATCATAGACGGTATTCAAGTTTCGGATCCTTCAAATGTAAATGCAGAGTATGATCTACGTTTGTTGAACATTGCCCAGATCGAGACCATTGAGATTATAAAAGGGGCTTCCAGTACACTGTATGGTAATTCTGCCGCGACCGCAGTAATCAATATTATCACAAAAAAAGCGAAAGCTGACGGTTTGGCTTTGGAAGCTATTTCCAATTGGGGAACGAACCAGTCCCAAGATGACCAAAACTATTCTATATCGGATATTTCCAATAATGTTACCGTTACGGGAAAAAAGAATGGCCTTACCTTTTTGGCCTCTGGGGGAAATCAGTTTACGGACGGTCTTTCAGCGGCCATTGGTGAAGAGGAGGATGCATTTTCCAGAATTGACGGGAACCTGAAGTTAGGCTATAAATTTTCCAAACGATTTAATATGGAAGCCTTGGCCTTTTATAACAAATTGAATTCCGATTATGATAACGGCTTTCCAATTTCCGATGCTGATTTTCATTTTAAAAGTGAACAATCCCGTTTTGGCCTTACCAATACGTATTCCTATAAAAACGGGTCGGTACACCTTAATACCGCTTTTAACCAGATAACCAGGGATTTTCTTTCAAACGCTCCAAGCTTCTATGATTCTGAATCCTTTGTATTGGATGTTTTCAATAAGTATGCAATCAACGAGACTATTTATACTATTGTAGGTCTAAACGTTGTAAACGGAAGGACTTTATTTACCGAAACAAGGGATGCCAACAATGTAGATCCTTACCTCAATTTTGTTTATGTGAGCGATTTTGGACTTAACATAAATGCAGGATCCCGTTGGAACAACCATAGCGAATATGGTAGCAACTGGATTTATAATTTTAATCCGTCCTATAGGATTAAGGTCAATAAGGGATACCTGAAATTGTTCGGTTCCTATGCTATTTCCTATGTAGCTCCCAATCTTTCACAGCTTTATGGTCCATTTGGGGCAAATCCAGATTTGCAACCGGAAGAAGATACAACTGTGGAAGGCGGTCTGGAGTTTCAATTTTCAGATAGGTTAAGGTTCAGTGCGGTCTATTTTGATAGAAAGGAAGAAAATAGAATAAATTATGTAACCATTGACCCCGATACTTTTGAAAGCCAATATAGAAACATTAGCGATGAGGTTACACTTTCAGGAGTTGAGGTGGAACTCAGGGCTATTCCAATCGATAATTTTGAGCTTACCGCAAACTATACCTTTACGGATTCCAAAAGTGGATTGGCCTTGCGAATTCCAAAGAACAAGGTAAATGCGGGAATTTCATATCTGTTAAAAGAGACATCTTATTTTTCTTTAAGCTACCAATATGTTTCTGAGCGGTTGGATACCGATTTTAATACATTTTCCAATGTGGATTTAGACTCTTTTGGACTATTGAATTTTTACTTTAAACAAGATATATGCGATCAATTCAGCATTTTTGCTTCGGTAGACAACTTGTTGAATGAAGATTACGTTGAGATATTGAACTACACGACCAAAGGAAGAAACTTTAGGTTGGGTATGCGTTTAAGACTTTAG
- a CDS encoding acyl-CoA thioesterase — MKQYKGVKDSQVSITELMLPSHSNFGGKVHGGHILNLMDQIAFACASKHSQRYCVTASVNRVDFLNPIDVGELVTLRASINYTGKTSMVVGVRVDSENITTGEKKHCNSSYFTMVAKDENGKSVPVPGLLVTDKQGIRRFARSKYRKLEARQRDTKFESYKFDPEQYIHELENENCMVDLKF, encoded by the coding sequence ATGAAACAATACAAAGGTGTAAAGGACTCCCAAGTTTCCATAACGGAACTTATGCTACCCTCCCACTCCAATTTTGGAGGAAAGGTCCATGGAGGCCATATTTTAAACTTAATGGACCAGATTGCATTTGCATGTGCCTCCAAACATTCACAGCGCTATTGCGTTACCGCTTCCGTAAATCGTGTCGATTTTTTAAATCCCATAGATGTTGGCGAATTGGTAACCCTGAGAGCCTCTATAAATTATACAGGGAAAACCTCCATGGTAGTTGGAGTCCGTGTTGATTCAGAAAATATTACCACAGGAGAAAAAAAGCACTGCAATTCCTCCTATTTTACCATGGTAGCCAAAGATGAAAACGGCAAAAGTGTTCCTGTACCAGGTTTATTGGTGACGGACAAACAAGGTATTCGCCGTTTTGCCCGAAGCAAATATCGAAAATTGGAAGCACGGCAACGGGACACCAAATTTGAATCGTATAAATTTGACCCAGAGCAGTACATACACGAACTGGAGAATGAAAACTGTATGGTTGACCTAAAATTCTAG
- a CDS encoding ABC transporter substrate-binding protein yields the protein MNIKTKLRLKFSKSFFYIVLFLCFFGCKTNKKESFPVSHSKTGKIEYAKGFTIEKSGPDITLVKITSPWPNAKSAYTYALVPKDKLPAVTLDRNAYDAIIGTPVESVVVTSTTHIPALEGLGILDKLVGFPETKYISSKAARNRIEEGQIKELGSNETLNTEMVIALQPELVVGFSINAQNKAYNTLERSRIPVVYNGDWTEETPLGKAEWIKFFAPFFNKEKEAENLFSEIVLNYNNAKEIAAQAPTSPTVISGAMYKDVWYLPGGKSWAAQFIKDANAHYMWAETQESGSLSLSWESVLQKGKNAEYWIAPSQFTSYKGLGNASEHYKQFDAFKNRNIFTYASKKGESGGLLYYELAPQRPDWVLQDLIHIFHPNLLLDYDPHFFKPLE from the coding sequence ATGAACATCAAAACCAAACTACGCTTGAAGTTCTCGAAGTCTTTTTTCTACATAGTTCTTTTTCTTTGTTTTTTTGGTTGCAAGACCAATAAAAAAGAGTCTTTCCCTGTATCCCATTCCAAAACTGGAAAAATTGAATATGCAAAAGGATTTACAATAGAGAAATCCGGACCGGACATTACCCTAGTTAAAATTACCTCTCCCTGGCCCAATGCCAAATCTGCCTATACCTACGCTCTTGTGCCAAAAGATAAATTACCGGCCGTTACACTCGATAGAAATGCATATGACGCCATCATTGGTACCCCGGTAGAAAGTGTGGTAGTTACTTCGACCACGCATATTCCAGCTCTGGAAGGGCTGGGGATACTGGATAAGCTTGTGGGTTTTCCAGAAACAAAATACATATCCTCCAAAGCTGCCAGAAACCGAATTGAAGAAGGACAAATAAAAGAATTGGGAAGCAATGAAACCCTTAATACGGAAATGGTCATAGCATTGCAGCCAGAACTAGTAGTTGGTTTCAGCATAAATGCCCAGAACAAAGCATATAACACCCTAGAACGCTCCCGTATCCCTGTTGTATACAATGGTGATTGGACCGAGGAAACCCCCTTGGGCAAGGCTGAATGGATCAAGTTCTTTGCTCCTTTTTTCAATAAAGAAAAAGAGGCGGAAAACCTATTTTCCGAAATTGTCCTTAATTACAATAATGCCAAGGAAATTGCTGCCCAAGCCCCCACATCCCCTACTGTAATTAGTGGGGCCATGTACAAGGATGTTTGGTACCTTCCCGGGGGCAAAAGCTGGGCCGCACAATTTATTAAAGATGCCAATGCCCATTATATGTGGGCAGAAACCCAGGAATCCGGAAGCCTTTCGTTAAGCTGGGAAAGCGTACTTCAAAAGGGCAAAAATGCAGAATATTGGATTGCTCCTTCCCAGTTTACCTCCTATAAAGGTCTGGGCAATGCTAGTGAACATTACAAACAATTTGATGCCTTTAAAAATCGGAATATATTTACCTATGCGAGCAAAAAAGGTGAATCTGGCGGTCTCTTATATTATGAATTGGCACCACAACGTCCAGATTGGGTGCTGCAAGACCTAATCCATATTTTTCACCCTAACTTACTACTGGATTACGACCCTCACTTCTTTAAGCCCCTGGAATAA
- a CDS encoding FecCD family ABC transporter permease: MRPKGTYTLRFGILMVALCGCLLLNISLGSVSISFTDTLKAIFGAEIQNKSLTYIIWNYRIPKAFTAIMSGAGLALSGLLMQTLFRNPLAGPFVLGISSGASLGAAILIMGLSLFSGILSASMVTDVSLALASSMGSFLVLFLVIGVATKIKDTMALLIIGLMFGSITAAVVSVLSYFTNAEKLQQYVYWTFGSLGDLSWNQLGILGIAILVGIGISIFSIKPLNGYLLGEHYAQSLGIHLKKSRFLIIIATGILAGSITAFAGPIAFIGLAVPHLTRQIFNTTDHKILVPAVLMYGSITLLLCDIVAQLPGQAEVLPINAITSLIGAPVVIWLLMRKRKMIF, from the coding sequence TTGAGACCTAAAGGAACATACACTTTACGATTTGGAATCCTAATGGTTGCTCTTTGTGGCTGCCTATTACTCAATATTAGTCTAGGGTCGGTTTCCATTTCATTTACAGATACCTTAAAAGCCATTTTTGGAGCTGAAATCCAAAACAAATCCTTGACCTACATTATTTGGAATTATCGGATTCCCAAAGCCTTTACAGCTATTATGTCTGGTGCTGGTTTAGCCCTAAGCGGGCTGTTGATGCAGACCCTATTCAGAAACCCTTTAGCGGGTCCATTCGTACTGGGCATAAGTTCCGGGGCGAGTTTGGGAGCTGCGATTTTGATTATGGGGCTTTCATTGTTCTCCGGAATTTTATCGGCAAGCATGGTGACCGACGTTTCCTTGGCATTAGCATCCAGCATGGGAAGTTTTCTTGTTTTGTTCCTTGTCATTGGCGTGGCGACCAAAATTAAGGATACCATGGCCCTGCTTATTATCGGTTTGATGTTTGGAAGTATTACGGCTGCAGTGGTAAGTGTTCTGTCGTATTTTACCAACGCCGAAAAACTACAACAGTATGTTTATTGGACTTTTGGAAGTCTTGGAGATTTGTCATGGAATCAACTGGGGATTTTGGGCATAGCGATTCTGGTTGGAATTGGGATAAGTATTTTTTCCATTAAGCCCCTGAATGGATATCTGTTGGGAGAGCACTATGCTCAAAGTTTGGGTATTCACCTTAAAAAATCACGTTTTTTAATAATTATAGCGACCGGGATTTTAGCCGGAAGCATAACGGCTTTTGCCGGACCTATAGCGTTTATTGGTTTGGCCGTGCCCCACCTAACCCGACAAATATTCAATACCACCGACCATAAAATTTTGGTTCCTGCGGTATTGATGTATGGAAGCATCACCCTTTTGTTGTGCGATATTGTGGCCCAATTACCAGGGCAAGCAGAAGTCCTGCCTATCAACGCCATAACTAGCCTTATTGGGGCTCCCGTAGTTATATGGCTTTTAATGCGAAAAAGAAAGATGATTTTTTAA
- a CDS encoding RNA polymerase sigma factor: protein MNQAEFLNVVLPFKDKLYRLAKRLLVSNEEAEDATQEILLKLWSKKKAMESYNNVEAFAMTMTKNFCLDRLKSKQASNLKLVHSNYGDEGSSSLQKQVEAKDSIDWVEKIMDELPEQQKMVLQLRDVEQYEYEEIEELLGMKPTAIRVALSRARKTVREKLMQKHSYGIG, encoded by the coding sequence ATGAATCAAGCTGAATTTTTAAATGTGGTATTGCCCTTTAAGGATAAGTTGTACCGATTGGCCAAACGGCTTTTGGTTTCCAACGAAGAGGCCGAGGATGCTACTCAAGAGATTTTGCTGAAATTATGGTCCAAGAAAAAGGCGATGGAATCTTATAATAATGTAGAAGCATTTGCCATGACCATGACCAAGAACTTTTGCCTGGACCGATTAAAATCCAAACAGGCGAGCAATTTAAAATTGGTCCACAGTAATTATGGGGATGAAGGGAGTTCATCCCTTCAAAAACAAGTGGAGGCCAAGGACAGCATCGATTGGGTAGAAAAAATAATGGATGAACTGCCGGAACAACAAAAAATGGTTCTGCAATTGCGTGATGTGGAACAGTATGAATATGAGGAAATAGAAGAGCTTTTGGGAATGAAGCCCACCGCCATTCGTGTGGCACTTTCCAGAGCGAGAAAAACAGTTAGAGAAAAATTAATGCAAAAACATAGTTATGGAATTGGATAA
- a CDS encoding 6-phosphogluconate dehydrogenase, which translates to MKRILFLFLGGCLVVFALVYAFIYYVPYSEGVRSGELIKISKKGVLVKTWEGEISQGISGAQIFSFSVLDKDEDVIQKLKDYQGQYVKVNYTERYATFFWLGDTKYFITQVEQEQSPHFRN; encoded by the coding sequence ATGAAGCGAATATTGTTCTTATTTCTAGGCGGTTGCTTGGTTGTGTTTGCCCTGGTCTATGCTTTTATCTACTACGTACCCTATAGCGAAGGGGTTAGATCGGGAGAGTTGATCAAAATAAGTAAAAAAGGCGTTTTGGTAAAAACCTGGGAAGGCGAAATCAGCCAAGGGATTTCCGGAGCCCAAATCTTCTCATTTTCCGTATTGGACAAGGATGAGGACGTCATACAGAAACTTAAAGATTACCAAGGACAGTATGTCAAGGTAAATTATACGGAACGCTATGCCACATTTTTCTGGTTGGGAGACACCAAATATTTTATTACGCAGGTAGAGCAAGAACAATCCCCACATTTTAGAAACTGA
- a CDS encoding S41 family peptidase, which translates to MRKILALTLALVVVSCSKDEELSVPKTIAPLPSANVPVQDFMWKAMNFWYFWQSDVKDLADDRFTDSESYTEFLQSEEDPGAFFDNKLLYIQDRFSFYNSDYRELTNSLAGISRSNGLEFGLVQKANSTEVFGYVRYIIPNSDAATKDIERGDLFTGVNGVTLTINNYVDLLFGENNTYVLNMADFSNGDVVQNDREVSLTKEAALAENPVFISKSFEINGITIGYLMYNQFTNEYDDDLYEAILGLKNLGITELIVDLRYNPGGSVNTTRALASMIYDTNTDNLFLKKRYNDKIQDQLTESQLEVYFTDRVGSNTIDPLGLTKLYVLTTGSSASASELLINSLEPYIDVIQIGDVTRGKNEFSTTLVDDRENSYLYTPTRVNKIKSNNQWAIQPLLGRNENADGFYEYTDGLVPDITLKEDYGNLGILGDLNEPLLARAIQEITGVTGKRSFTVENPIEILSSSKMFGPFKDKMIDDTVYDMELSLQ; encoded by the coding sequence ATGAGAAAAATATTAGCCCTTACATTAGCATTGGTAGTTGTTTCCTGTTCCAAGGACGAGGAATTATCTGTACCAAAAACAATAGCCCCGCTACCCTCAGCCAACGTACCTGTACAGGATTTTATGTGGAAGGCGATGAATTTCTGGTATTTCTGGCAATCCGACGTAAAAGATTTGGCAGATGACCGTTTTACGGATTCTGAAAGCTACACGGAGTTTTTGCAATCAGAAGAAGACCCTGGTGCTTTCTTTGATAATAAATTATTGTATATCCAAGATAGATTTAGCTTCTATAATTCAGATTATAGGGAATTGACCAACTCTTTGGCAGGTATTTCCAGGAGTAACGGTCTTGAATTCGGTTTGGTCCAAAAAGCGAATAGCACGGAAGTGTTTGGATATGTAAGGTACATTATTCCCAACTCCGATGCGGCGACTAAAGATATTGAACGTGGAGACCTGTTTACAGGTGTCAACGGAGTTACCCTGACCATAAATAATTATGTGGATTTATTGTTCGGCGAAAACAATACATATGTTTTGAACATGGCAGACTTTTCCAACGGGGACGTGGTACAAAATGACAGGGAGGTGAGCCTTACCAAGGAGGCAGCACTTGCGGAAAATCCAGTTTTTATCTCTAAATCATTTGAAATCAATGGTATTACTATTGGATATTTGATGTACAATCAATTCACGAACGAGTACGATGATGACCTCTATGAGGCTATTTTGGGACTAAAAAACTTGGGTATAACAGAGTTGATAGTGGATTTACGTTACAATCCCGGTGGGTCCGTAAATACCACACGTGCTTTGGCCAGTATGATCTATGATACCAACACGGATAATTTATTCCTTAAAAAGCGGTATAACGATAAAATACAGGACCAGTTAACGGAAAGCCAATTAGAAGTATATTTTACGGATAGAGTCGGTAGCAATACCATAGACCCATTGGGTTTGACTAAGCTGTACGTATTAACTACGGGAAGTTCCGCATCAGCAAGTGAACTGCTTATTAATAGTCTGGAACCCTATATAGATGTAATTCAAATTGGGGATGTTACCCGTGGAAAAAACGAATTTTCCACCACACTTGTGGACGATAGGGAAAATTCCTATCTATATACACCCACAAGAGTCAACAAAATAAAGTCAAATAACCAATGGGCCATACAGCCTTTGTTGGGAAGAAATGAAAATGCAGACGGATTTTATGAATACACGGACGGATTGGTTCCTGATATCACATTGAAGGAAGATTACGGTAATCTTGGAATTTTAGGGGATTTAAATGAACCTTTATTGGCCAGGGCCATACAAGAAATTACAGGTGTAACGGGAAAAAGAAGTTTTACGGTTGAAAATCCTATCGAGATTCTTTCAAGTTCTAAAATGTTTGGTCCATTTAAGGATAAAATGATAGACGATACCGTATACGATATGGAGCTATCACTCCAATAA
- the rmuC gene encoding DNA recombination protein RmuC has protein sequence MNETLLYIIISILGLAIGFVLGNYIQNLKTKSSQSTLEEENRQLDLLKNQLENRNLTLENEREELRSEKEQLGHQIVRYQADLENLQAKNREQKEEVEKLQEKFTKEFENLANKILEEKSLKFTERNERNIKNILTPLNEKIQLFEKKVEESQKENISIHSALKEQLLNLQTQNLKITQEAENLTKALKGDSKMQGNWGELVLERVLEKSGLEKDREYTVQQSFTREDGSRVLPDVIINLPDGKKMIVDSKVSLTDYERYVNAEEEFREKFLKDHINSLRRHVDQLSAKKYEDLYEMESPDFVLMFVPIEPAFAIAINNDNTLYNKAFEQNIVIVTPSTLLATLRTIDSMWNNEKQQRNAIEIAKQAGALYDKFEGFVSDLTKVGKKMDDAKTEYKGAMNKLFEGRGNIITSIEKLKKMGAKAKKSLPEPILKRAKEDDFEEEEEPKIKL, from the coding sequence ATGAACGAGACACTACTTTATATCATTATCTCCATACTTGGATTGGCCATAGGCTTTGTTTTAGGAAATTACATCCAGAACCTAAAAACGAAATCCAGCCAGAGTACGCTCGAAGAGGAAAATAGACAGTTGGATCTCTTGAAAAATCAACTGGAAAACAGGAACCTTACTCTGGAAAACGAGCGGGAGGAACTCCGTTCCGAAAAGGAACAGTTGGGCCATCAAATTGTTCGATATCAAGCGGATTTGGAAAACCTACAAGCCAAAAACAGGGAACAAAAGGAGGAGGTGGAAAAACTTCAGGAAAAATTTACCAAGGAATTCGAAAATCTGGCGAATAAAATTCTGGAAGAGAAAAGTTTGAAGTTCACGGAGCGCAACGAAAGGAATATAAAAAACATCCTAACCCCGTTAAACGAAAAGATACAGTTGTTCGAAAAGAAGGTGGAGGAAAGTCAAAAAGAGAACATTAGCATACATTCGGCTTTAAAAGAGCAATTACTGAATCTACAGACCCAAAATTTAAAAATAACTCAAGAAGCGGAAAACCTTACCAAAGCCCTAAAAGGCGACAGCAAAATGCAGGGGAATTGGGGGGAATTGGTCTTGGAGCGCGTATTGGAAAAATCCGGCCTGGAAAAAGATCGGGAATACACGGTACAACAAAGCTTTACCCGAGAAGACGGATCACGTGTCTTGCCCGATGTCATCATAAACCTGCCCGACGGCAAGAAAATGATCGTGGATTCCAAGGTGTCACTTACGGATTATGAACGCTATGTGAATGCAGAAGAGGAGTTTCGAGAAAAATTCTTAAAAGACCATATCAACTCGCTCCGTAGGCATGTAGACCAGTTATCGGCCAAGAAATATGAGGATCTGTACGAAATGGAAAGTCCTGATTTTGTACTCATGTTCGTACCCATAGAACCTGCTTTTGCCATTGCGATAAACAACGATAATACCTTGTACAACAAGGCATTTGAACAAAATATTGTAATCGTTACACCCTCCACCCTCTTGGCTACTTTACGGACTATAGACAGTATGTGGAACAATGAAAAACAGCAACGTAACGCCATAGAGATTGCGAAGCAAGCAGGTGCACTTTATGACAAGTTTGAAGGATTTGTATCTGATTTGACCAAAGTGGGCAAAAAAATGGACGATGCCAAAACGGAATACAAAGGCGCAATGAACAAATTGTTCGAGGGTCGCGGAAATATTATTACCAGTATCGAAAAATTAAAAAAAATGGGAGCCAAGGCCAAAAAATCCCTTCCAGAGCCCATTCTTAAACGTGCCAAGGAAGATGATTTTGAGGAAGAGGAAGAACCTAAAATAAAACTATAA
- a CDS encoding S41 family peptidase, with the protein MKKYLLLFLFIGTITQSCNKNDDTPIVEEEQEEIVEEDVQLKSEVNDFVWSALNSWYLWQDEVLELGDDRFATTNDYYTFLNGFQTPRGLFQTLQSPKDRFSVIVDDYDILFNAFAGVYTTNGVEYVLTRPPEGGNKVVGVVRYVINGSDGADKNIKRGDIFYAVNGVELIAETDEEGNIVSSNLDLLNPDVFTLNFAELTESGLVSNGVNIELIKTEIIENPIHISKILEINGTKIGYVMYNSFTANFDNDLNTAFAELKNSGVTELILDLRYNLGGSVLSATRLSSMITGQFNGELFSREQWNAKWQPYLGQDNNFVDAIDGDPINSLNLNSVYIIATDDSASASELTINSLSPYIDVFHVGGVTRGKNEFSVTLVDNPVQAIEQTGQPPFPVPYIVLGGEFNTVENSNPRHKYAMQPLVGTNVNADGFGEFTNGLEPDFPLNESLGNLGQLGEPGEPLLDLAIEQITGISAKSLQIDIPDNYQIKTITSSNRMKPFREITRYDLIK; encoded by the coding sequence ATGAAAAAATATTTGCTTTTATTCCTTTTTATTGGAACCATCACCCAATCCTGCAACAAGAATGACGACACCCCAATTGTGGAAGAAGAACAGGAGGAAATCGTTGAAGAAGACGTACAGCTTAAGAGTGAGGTAAATGATTTTGTATGGAGTGCCTTAAACAGCTGGTACTTATGGCAGGATGAAGTTTTGGAGTTAGGGGATGACCGATTTGCCACAACTAACGATTATTATACTTTTTTAAATGGTTTCCAAACTCCTAGAGGACTTTTTCAAACCCTCCAGTCCCCAAAGGATAGATTCAGTGTAATTGTTGATGATTATGATATTCTTTTCAATGCCTTCGCTGGTGTCTATACCACCAACGGTGTTGAATATGTACTTACTAGACCTCCGGAGGGAGGAAATAAAGTAGTAGGAGTGGTAAGATACGTAATAAATGGTTCCGATGGAGCGGATAAAAATATAAAGAGAGGAGATATATTTTATGCCGTCAATGGAGTAGAACTTATTGCCGAAACAGATGAAGAAGGAAATATTGTATCCAGTAATTTGGACCTGTTAAATCCGGATGTTTTTACTCTAAACTTTGCAGAACTTACCGAAAGTGGTCTTGTGTCCAACGGAGTAAACATTGAACTTATAAAAACGGAGATTATCGAAAATCCCATTCATATTTCAAAGATTTTGGAAATAAATGGAACCAAGATTGGGTATGTCATGTACAACAGCTTCACTGCTAATTTTGACAATGATTTAAATACCGCTTTTGCAGAGTTAAAAAATAGTGGTGTTACAGAACTTATCCTGGACTTAAGATATAACTTAGGTGGTTCTGTGCTATCTGCAACTAGATTGTCCAGTATGATTACCGGGCAATTTAATGGTGAACTTTTTTCGAGGGAGCAATGGAACGCAAAATGGCAGCCATATTTGGGGCAGGACAATAATTTTGTGGATGCTATTGATGGTGATCCTATAAATAGCCTAAACCTCAATTCCGTTTATATTATCGCCACAGATGATAGCGCTTCTGCCAGTGAACTGACAATAAATAGTCTAAGTCCCTACATTGACGTATTTCATGTTGGAGGAGTTACAAGAGGAAAAAATGAGTTTTCTGTTACTTTAGTGGATAATCCAGTACAAGCTATAGAACAAACAGGCCAGCCGCCTTTTCCTGTTCCTTACATAGTACTCGGGGGGGAATTTAACACGGTTGAAAATTCAAACCCAAGACATAAATATGCTATGCAGCCGTTAGTAGGCACCAACGTGAATGCAGACGGCTTCGGTGAATTCACCAATGGGCTTGAGCCCGATTTTCCCTTAAATGAAAGTCTGGGCAACCTTGGGCAATTAGGGGAGCCAGGAGAGCCACTATTGGATTTGGCCATAGAGCAAATTACAGGTATCAGTGCGAAATCATTACAAATTGACATACCTGATAACTACCAAATAAAAACTATAACAAGTTCAAATAGAATGAAACCTTTCAGGGAAATTACACGCTACGATCTAATAAAATAA
- a CDS encoding ABC transporter ATP-binding protein — translation MDITNPEKEHTILEIDNLTIGYENKKVCSAISFAVKRGECAAIVGVNGIGKSTLLRTIGHLQPALGGTIRIDGTLISQMSMNNLAKRLSLVLTEPIASKNMTVKELIALGRQPYTNWMGSLGEMDIKKISEAISMLELNHLADTKCYELSDGQLQRVMIARALAQDTDIILLDEPTTHLDLFHKVQILKLLKSIAHQTKKTVLFTSHEIEIAIQLCDKILILEGDKNPFDEPCKLIENKAFERLFPLDTIRFDATTGTFCIQK, via the coding sequence ATGGATATTACAAACCCCGAAAAGGAACATACCATTCTTGAAATCGATAATCTTACCATAGGGTATGAAAATAAAAAGGTATGCAGTGCTATTTCATTTGCGGTAAAAAGAGGGGAATGTGCCGCAATTGTGGGTGTCAACGGTATCGGTAAATCTACATTGTTAAGAACTATCGGCCATTTACAGCCGGCATTGGGCGGAACCATTAGAATTGATGGCACATTGATTTCGCAAATGAGCATGAACAATTTGGCCAAACGGCTGAGCCTTGTACTTACCGAACCCATAGCCTCCAAAAACATGACGGTAAAGGAACTCATTGCCTTGGGTAGGCAGCCCTATACCAATTGGATGGGCAGTCTTGGGGAAATGGACATCAAAAAAATATCCGAAGCTATTAGTATGCTAGAATTGAACCACTTGGCCGACACGAAATGTTATGAGTTAAGTGATGGACAATTGCAACGGGTCATGATTGCCAGGGCGTTGGCCCAAGATACGGACATTATATTATTGGATGAGCCTACCACGCATCTAGATCTTTTTCATAAGGTACAGATACTCAAACTTCTAAAATCGATTGCGCATCAAACAAAAAAAACCGTGCTATTCACTAGCCATGAAATAGAGATAGCTATTCAATTATGTGATAAAATCTTAATTTTAGAGGGTGATAAAAATCCCTTTGACGAACCTTGCAAACTTATTGAAAACAAAGCTTTTGAACGCTTGTTTCCATTAGATACAATCCGCTTTGATGCCACTACGGGTACTTTCTGTATTCAGAAGTAA